The following proteins come from a genomic window of Pseudomonas syringae:
- the phnL gene encoding phosphonate C-P lyase system protein PhnL, which produces MTTLIEVRDLSKTFTLHQHNGVVLNVLRGLNFSVRSGECLVLSGQSGAGKSTLLRTLYGNYLPAAGSIRVQHQGEWVELVGASPRQVLEVRRRTLGYVSQFLRVIPRVSSLDVLMEPALARGWSREQALQRAQLLLTRLNIPQRLWPLAPSTFSGGEQQRINIARAFMVPWPVLLLDEPTASLDNANRQVVLELVDEAKQAGAALIGIFHDRDARESVANRQLDMTPVDLTTKELLQC; this is translated from the coding sequence ATGACGACGTTGATCGAGGTCCGCGACCTGTCGAAAACCTTCACCCTGCATCAGCACAACGGGGTGGTCCTCAATGTGCTGCGAGGCCTGAACTTCTCGGTGCGCAGTGGCGAATGCCTGGTGCTCAGCGGGCAGTCCGGCGCAGGCAAAAGCACGCTGCTGCGCACCTTGTACGGCAACTACCTGCCCGCCGCCGGGAGCATTCGTGTGCAGCACCAGGGGGAATGGGTCGAGCTGGTCGGCGCCAGCCCGCGCCAGGTGCTGGAAGTGCGCCGCAGAACGCTGGGCTACGTCAGCCAGTTTTTGCGCGTCATTCCGCGTGTATCGAGCCTCGATGTGCTGATGGAGCCTGCGCTGGCCCGCGGCTGGTCCCGCGAGCAGGCGCTGCAGCGTGCGCAATTGTTGCTGACGCGCCTGAACATCCCGCAGCGCTTGTGGCCGCTGGCGCCCAGCACGTTCTCCGGCGGCGAGCAGCAACGTATCAACATTGCCCGCGCATTCATGGTGCCCTGGCCGGTGCTGCTGCTCGACGAACCGACGGCTTCACTGGACAACGCCAACCGTCAGGTGGTGCTGGAACTGGTCGATGAGGCCAAGCAAGCCGGCGCTGCACTGATCGGCATTTTTCATGACCGTGACGCCCGTGAATCGGTCGCCAATCGTCAACTCGACATGACCCCGGTGGACCTCACCACCAAGGAGTTGCTGCAATGCTGA
- the phnN gene encoding phosphonate metabolism protein/1,5-bisphosphokinase (PRPP-forming) PhnN, translated as MVGRLIYLIGPSGSGKDSVLDAARETLARRDCRVVRRVITRSAEAVGEAAQAVTVEQFEQMRERGAFALCWQANGLRYGIPIEIDQWLLEGHDVLINGSRAHLQQAQMRYPNLSAVLLTVNQEVLRQRLLARNRETLPEIEARLERNARFAGDLLANNPQVFSLDNSGDLQQTVATLIGLLDTRHACA; from the coding sequence ATGGTTGGCAGGTTGATTTATCTGATCGGGCCGTCGGGTTCAGGCAAGGACAGTGTGCTGGATGCTGCGCGGGAAACCCTGGCGCGACGCGATTGCCGGGTGGTACGGCGGGTGATCACCCGTTCTGCAGAAGCGGTGGGCGAGGCGGCACAAGCGGTGACGGTCGAACAGTTCGAGCAGATGCGCGAGCGCGGTGCGTTCGCCTTGTGCTGGCAGGCCAACGGTTTGCGCTACGGCATTCCTATCGAGATCGATCAATGGCTGCTGGAAGGCCATGACGTGCTGATCAACGGCTCGCGGGCGCATTTGCAGCAAGCGCAGATGCGTTATCCGAACCTGTCGGCCGTGTTACTGACGGTCAATCAAGAGGTGTTGCGTCAGCGTCTGCTGGCGCGCAATCGCGAAACCCTGCCGGAAATCGAGGCGCGCCTGGAGCGCAACGCACGCTTTGCCGGAGATTTGCTGGCGAACAACCCACAGGTGTTTTCACTGGACAATTCCGGCGATCTGCAACAGACCGTTGCCACCCTGATCGGCCTGTTGGACACGCGTCACGCATGCGCCTGA
- a CDS encoding alpha-D-ribose 1-methylphosphonate 5-triphosphate diphosphatase, translated as MLSEQIFSNARVVTAEQVFIGTVVLRDGLIADVQTGRSQLTQAHDLDGDYLLPGLVELHTDNLEKHLSPRPGVDWPSTSAVISHDAQIVAAGITTVFDALSIGDINPKGKRMQQLPAMLQAIAEANAAGLTRAEHLLHLRCEVSHPDTLSVFRDLVDQPLVQLVSVMDHAPGQRQFALESKYREYYMGKYHMSHAEMDRFIVDQVANSTEYADRYRRAIVELCLARGLSIASHDDATMAHVEESAGFGMNIAEFPTTLEAAQGCRQLGMSVLMGAPNIVRGGSHSGNVAAASLARRGLLDILSSDYYPASLLQAAFMLVEQDNECELPQAMNMVSRTPALAAGLADRGEIRVGLRADLIQARSHGGLPVIDKVWRQGKRVF; from the coding sequence ATGCTGAGCGAACAGATTTTCAGTAATGCCCGCGTGGTCACGGCCGAACAGGTTTTCATCGGCACGGTGGTGCTTCGCGATGGCCTGATTGCCGATGTGCAAACCGGGCGCAGCCAGTTGACTCAGGCCCATGATCTTGATGGCGATTACCTGCTGCCGGGGCTGGTCGAACTGCACACCGACAACCTGGAAAAACACCTGTCGCCACGCCCCGGTGTCGACTGGCCATCGACCTCGGCGGTGATCAGCCACGACGCGCAGATCGTCGCGGCCGGGATCACCACCGTGTTCGATGCGCTGTCGATTGGCGACATCAACCCCAAAGGCAAGCGCATGCAACAATTGCCCGCGATGCTCCAGGCGATTGCCGAGGCCAACGCGGCGGGGCTGACCCGCGCTGAACACCTGCTGCACTTGCGCTGCGAGGTCAGCCACCCCGACACCCTGAGCGTGTTTCGTGACCTGGTCGACCAGCCGCTGGTGCAACTGGTGTCGGTGATGGACCATGCGCCCGGCCAGCGCCAGTTCGCGCTGGAGTCCAAGTACCGCGAGTACTACATGGGCAAGTACCACATGAGCCATGCAGAGATGGATCGCTTCATCGTCGATCAGGTGGCCAACTCCACCGAATACGCTGACCGGTATCGTCGCGCGATTGTCGAGTTGTGCTTGGCCCGCGGCCTGTCGATTGCCAGTCATGACGACGCAACCATGGCCCACGTCGAGGAGTCGGCAGGTTTCGGAATGAACATTGCCGAGTTCCCGACCACGCTGGAAGCCGCTCAAGGCTGTCGGCAATTGGGCATGAGTGTCTTGATGGGCGCGCCGAACATCGTGCGCGGCGGCTCGCACTCCGGTAACGTGGCGGCGGCATCGTTGGCCAGGCGAGGTCTTCTGGACATTCTGTCCAGCGACTATTATCCCGCCAGCCTGTTGCAGGCCGCTTTCATGCTGGTCGAGCAGGACAATGAATGCGAGCTGCCGCAGGCAATGAACATGGTCAGTCGCACCCCCGCGCTTGCAGCCGGGCTGGCGGATCGCGGTGAAATTCGCGTCGGCCTGCGCGCGGATCTGATCCAGGCGCGCAGCCATGGCGGCCTGCCGGTGATCGACAAGGTATGGCGACAGGGCAAGAGGGTGTTTTGA
- the phnG gene encoding phosphonate C-P lyase system protein PhnG, translating to MQATSSETTPETTVRQRWMGVLARAYVDQPSREQLNRHEAALRDTDYQMIRAPEIGMTLVRGRMGGTGSAFNLGEMSVTRCVVRLADGRTGFSYLAGRDKRHAELAALADAHLQGAQQAWWLSELIEPLAQAQAERRAQKEAETAATKVEFFTLVRGED from the coding sequence ATGCAAGCAACAAGTTCCGAAACAACTCCCGAAACAACGGTGCGTCAGCGCTGGATGGGTGTACTGGCCCGCGCTTATGTCGATCAACCGAGCCGCGAGCAACTGAACCGCCACGAAGCGGCGCTACGTGATACCGACTACCAGATGATCCGCGCCCCGGAAATCGGCATGACCCTGGTGCGTGGCCGAATGGGTGGCACCGGCTCGGCCTTCAATCTGGGCGAGATGAGTGTCACGCGCTGTGTGGTGCGCCTGGCTGACGGCCGCACCGGTTTCAGCTATCTGGCCGGACGCGACAAGCGTCACGCCGAACTGGCCGCGCTGGCTGATGCCCATCTGCAGGGCGCGCAGCAGGCCTGGTGGCTGAGCGAACTGATCGAACCGCTGGCCCAGGCGCAAGCCGAGCGCCGGGCGCAGAAGGAGGCCGAAACCGCTGCGACCAAAGTGGAATTCTTTACCCTGGTCCGAGGAGAAGACTGA
- the phnH gene encoding phosphonate C-P lyase system protein PhnH, with the protein MNAVLLQPAFTDPVLDAQRSFRVALKALAGPGVTQTLPAGHQPPALQGLDSATHALCLALLDLDTPIWLAPAFDTPAIRANLAFHCGCPIVADRNAARFALLDGSTAHDLDGFDTGNDRYPDQSCTLLIQLPSLEGGPALSWSGPGIERQNDVSLPLDKRFWTERDSHNHFPCGLDVFFLAGNHVLGLPRSTRVQECV; encoded by the coding sequence ATGAACGCCGTCCTTCTGCAACCTGCTTTCACCGATCCGGTACTGGATGCCCAGCGCAGTTTCCGCGTGGCGCTCAAAGCGCTGGCCGGTCCCGGCGTGACTCAGACCCTGCCAGCCGGTCACCAGCCGCCTGCGCTGCAAGGCCTGGACAGTGCGACCCATGCACTGTGTCTGGCATTGCTGGACCTGGACACGCCGATCTGGCTGGCGCCTGCGTTCGACACCCCCGCGATTCGCGCCAATCTTGCCTTTCATTGCGGCTGCCCGATTGTGGCTGATCGAAACGCTGCGCGCTTTGCGTTGCTCGACGGATCGACGGCTCACGATCTGGACGGTTTTGACACCGGCAACGACCGTTACCCGGATCAGTCCTGCACCTTGCTGATCCAGTTGCCGAGCCTTGAAGGCGGACCGGCACTGAGCTGGAGCGGGCCCGGTATCGAGCGACAAAACGACGTGAGCCTGCCTCTGGATAAACGCTTCTGGACCGAGCGTGACTCGCATAACCACTTCCCCTGCGGGCTGGATGTGTTCTTTCTGGCGGGCAACCACGTCCTTGGTTTGCCACGCAGCACCCGCGTGCAGGAGTGTGTCTGA
- the phnK gene encoding phosphonate C-P lyase system protein PhnK, with protein MISALSSSPEGARQAEPAQPLLKVRGLTRLFGVQKGCQDVSFDLYPGEVLGIVGESGSGKSTLLSLLSGRCPPDRGTIDYRGKHGDWLDLYSASEAQRRTLLRTEWGFVEQNPRDGLRMGVSAGANIGERLMAQGVRNYQQLRGAALDWLTQVEIDPQRIDDLPRTFSGGMQQRLQIARNLVSSPRLVFMDEPTGGLDVSVQARLLDLLRGLVRELDLAVVIVTHDLAVARLLADRLMVMRRSQVVESGLTDQILDDPQHPYSQLLVSSVLQP; from the coding sequence ATGATCAGTGCGCTTTCATCAAGTCCCGAGGGCGCGCGTCAGGCCGAACCTGCGCAGCCGTTGCTCAAGGTCCGAGGGCTGACCCGGTTGTTCGGTGTCCAGAAAGGCTGCCAGGACGTCAGTTTCGACCTGTACCCCGGCGAAGTGCTGGGCATTGTCGGCGAATCCGGTTCGGGCAAGTCCACCTTGCTGTCGCTGTTGAGCGGCCGTTGCCCGCCGGATCGCGGCACCATCGACTATCGCGGCAAGCACGGCGACTGGCTCGACCTGTACAGCGCCAGCGAGGCGCAGCGTCGCACGTTGTTACGCACCGAATGGGGCTTTGTCGAGCAGAACCCGCGTGACGGCTTGCGCATGGGCGTGTCGGCCGGGGCCAATATCGGTGAGCGTCTGATGGCGCAGGGCGTGCGCAATTATCAGCAACTGCGCGGCGCTGCGCTGGACTGGCTGACCCAGGTGGAAATCGACCCGCAGCGCATCGACGACCTGCCGCGCACCTTTTCCGGCGGCATGCAGCAGCGCCTGCAAATTGCCCGCAACCTGGTCTCCAGCCCGAGGCTGGTGTTCATGGACGAACCCACCGGCGGGCTGGATGTGTCGGTGCAGGCGCGCTTGCTCGATCTGTTGCGCGGGCTGGTTCGCGAGCTGGACCTGGCGGTGGTGATCGTGACCCACGACCTGGCGGTGGCGCGGCTGCTGGCGGACCGGCTGATGGTCATGCGTCGCTCGCAAGTGGTGGAAAGCGGGCTCACCGATCAGATCCTCGATGACCCGCAGCATCCGTATTCCCAGTTGCTGGTCTCCTCGGTGTTGCAGCCATGA
- the phnP gene encoding phosphonate metabolism protein PhnP, with product MRLTLLGTGDARQVPVYGCQCMACLAARATHSLRRLPCSALIECADQRWLIDSGLTDLTERFPPHSLSGILQTHYHADHAQGLLHLRWGQGLVIPVHGPADPEGLADLYKHPGILDFSQPFAAFETRALGALQVTALPLTHSRPTFGYLLEGDGQRMAYLTDTVGLPDATREFLQRQPLDVLILDCSMPPQPQPPRNHNDLTLALATIDQLRPGKAVLTHVGHTLDAWLMEPPQRLPGHVVIGRDGMAL from the coding sequence ATGCGCCTGACGCTGCTGGGCACCGGAGACGCCCGACAAGTGCCGGTCTATGGTTGTCAGTGCATGGCGTGTCTGGCCGCGCGGGCCACTCACAGCCTGCGGCGTTTGCCGTGCAGCGCCTTGATCGAGTGCGCCGACCAGCGCTGGCTGATCGACAGCGGCCTGACCGACCTCACCGAGCGTTTTCCGCCGCACAGCCTGAGCGGTATTTTGCAAACGCACTATCACGCCGATCATGCGCAGGGCCTGCTGCATCTGCGCTGGGGGCAGGGCCTGGTGATTCCGGTCCATGGCCCGGCAGACCCGGAAGGCTTGGCAGACCTGTACAAACACCCCGGTATTCTCGACTTCAGCCAGCCGTTTGCCGCCTTCGAAACCCGTGCACTGGGCGCTTTGCAGGTCACGGCGCTGCCGTTGACGCACTCCAGGCCCACCTTTGGTTACCTGCTTGAAGGTGACGGGCAGCGCATGGCTTACCTGACCGACACCGTCGGCCTGCCTGATGCCACTCGCGAATTCTTGCAACGCCAGCCGCTGGACGTGCTGATTCTCGACTGCTCCATGCCGCCGCAGCCTCAGCCGCCGCGTAATCACAATGACCTGACCCTGGCGCTGGCAACCATTGACCAGTTGCGACCGGGAAAGGCGGTGCTGACGCACGTCGGCCATACGCTGGATGCCTGGTTGATGGAGCCGCCACAGCGGCTGCCGGGTCATGTGGTGATCGGTCGGGATGGAATGGCGCTGTAG
- a CDS encoding alpha-D-ribose 1-methylphosphonate 5-phosphate C-P-lyase PhnJ, which produces MSTAPMSTAQQRPARDEAYNFAYLDEQTKRMIRRALLKAVAIPGYQVPFGGREMPLPYGWGTGGMQLTATILGDDDVLKVIDQGADDTTNAVSIRRFFARTAGVATTERTPEATVIQTRHRIPETPLHADQIMVYQVPIPEPLRFIEPSETETRTMHALDDYGVMHVKLYEDIATFGHIATSYAYPVMVDERYVMDPSPIPKFDNPKLHMSPALMLFGAGREKRLYAVPPFTQVVSLDFEDHPFEVQRWEQCCAICGSHDSFLDELILDDAGTQSFVCSDTDYCAQRVKQQEIAR; this is translated from the coding sequence ATGAGTACTGCACCCATGAGCACCGCACAGCAAAGGCCCGCCCGGGATGAGGCGTACAACTTCGCCTATCTGGACGAACAGACCAAACGCATGATTCGCCGCGCGCTGCTCAAGGCGGTGGCGATTCCCGGTTATCAGGTGCCCTTTGGCGGGCGCGAAATGCCGTTGCCGTATGGCTGGGGCACCGGTGGCATGCAACTGACGGCGACGATCCTCGGCGACGATGACGTGCTGAAGGTCATCGATCAGGGCGCTGACGACACCACCAACGCAGTGTCGATCCGGCGTTTTTTCGCCCGTACAGCAGGCGTTGCCACCACCGAGCGCACGCCGGAAGCCACCGTGATCCAGACCCGCCACCGGATTCCGGAAACACCGCTGCACGCCGATCAGATCATGGTTTATCAAGTGCCGATTCCCGAACCTCTGCGTTTCATCGAACCCTCTGAAACCGAAACGCGCACCATGCACGCGCTGGATGATTACGGCGTCATGCACGTCAAACTCTACGAAGACATCGCCACCTTTGGCCACATCGCCACCAGTTACGCTTACCCGGTGATGGTCGACGAGCGTTACGTGATGGACCCGTCGCCGATTCCTAAATTCGACAACCCCAAACTGCACATGAGCCCGGCGCTGATGCTGTTCGGCGCCGGACGGGAAAAACGCCTTTACGCCGTACCACCATTCACACAGGTGGTCAGTCTGGACTTCGAGGACCATCCGTTCGAAGTGCAGCGCTGGGAGCAGTGCTGCGCCATCTGCGGCAGCCACGACTCCTTCCTCGACGAGCTGATTCTCGATGACGCGGGGACTCAGAGCTTTGTCTGTTCCGATACCGACTACTGCGCCCAGCGCGTCAAACAGCAGGAGATCGCCCGATGA
- a CDS encoding carbon-phosphorus lyase complex subunit PhnI, with protein MYVAVKGGEQAIDNAHRLLANRRRGDTDIAELDVEQIRQQLPLAVARVMSEGSLYDEQLAALAIKQSAGDLVEAIFLLRAYRTTLTRFCASQPIDTSNMQLNRRLSATFKDLPGGQLLGPTFDYTHRLLDFTLLAEGEHPGPTVAPDATLEACPRVLGLLAKEGLMKPEVDDGERVADITREPLEYPATRAQRLQALARGDEGFLLALGYSTQRGYGRNHPFAGEIRIGEVEVWIEPEELGFPILIGDIEITECEMVNQFVGSASEPAQFTRGYGLAFGNAERKAMGMALVDRSLRAEEFNEEIRSPAQQEEFVLAHCDNVEAAGFVSHLKLPHYVDFQSELELIRKLRKSAPNPESDQ; from the coding sequence ATGTATGTTGCCGTGAAGGGTGGCGAACAGGCCATTGATAATGCCCACCGCCTGCTGGCCAACAGGCGCCGTGGCGATACCGACATCGCCGAGCTCGACGTCGAGCAGATCCGCCAGCAGTTGCCACTGGCCGTTGCGCGGGTCATGAGCGAGGGCTCGCTGTACGACGAGCAACTGGCCGCGCTGGCGATCAAGCAGTCGGCAGGCGATCTGGTCGAGGCGATCTTTCTGCTGCGCGCCTACCGCACGACGCTGACGCGCTTCTGCGCCAGCCAGCCGATCGACACATCAAACATGCAGCTCAACCGACGTCTGTCGGCCACGTTCAAAGACTTGCCCGGCGGTCAGTTGCTAGGGCCGACCTTTGACTACACCCATCGCCTGCTGGATTTCACCTTGCTGGCCGAAGGCGAGCATCCGGGCCCGACGGTCGCCCCGGACGCCACGCTGGAAGCGTGCCCGCGGGTGCTGGGCCTGCTCGCCAAGGAAGGCCTGATGAAGCCCGAAGTCGACGACGGCGAGCGCGTGGCGGACATCACCCGCGAACCGCTGGAGTATCCCGCCACTCGTGCCCAGCGTTTGCAGGCGCTGGCGCGTGGCGATGAGGGCTTTCTGCTGGCGCTGGGTTACTCGACCCAGCGCGGCTACGGCCGCAACCACCCGTTCGCCGGGGAGATCCGCATTGGCGAGGTCGAGGTCTGGATCGAGCCTGAAGAGCTGGGTTTTCCGATCCTGATTGGCGACATCGAAATCACCGAATGCGAAATGGTCAACCAGTTCGTCGGCTCGGCCAGCGAACCGGCGCAGTTCACTCGGGGGTACGGGCTGGCGTTCGGCAATGCAGAGCGCAAGGCCATGGGCATGGCGCTGGTGGATCGCTCCCTGCGCGCCGAGGAATTCAACGAAGAAATCCGTTCGCCGGCCCAGCAGGAAGAGTTCGTGCTGGCGCATTGCGACAACGTTGAAGCCGCAGGCTTTGTCTCGCACCTGAAACTGCCGCACTACGTCGACTTCCAGTCCGAACTGGAACTGATCCGCAAGCTGCGCAAGTCCGCACCGAACCCGGAGAGCGACCAATGA